In a genomic window of Asticcacaulis sp.:
- a CDS encoding peptidylprolyl isomerase has protein sequence MSISSRRAAFARLALPFSLFAALTASAVAQETAPAEQPAAEAAKPAAPDPNKVIATIDGKPVSEAELALALQSVDQQYSQLPPEQRRAAAFMAIMEIRLLADKAVAEGLDKNPDFQQRMAFLQQRALHSEVIDKDVGARITAEEVRARYDKQMADTPPVNEVKARHILVKTKEEADAIIKQLDGGAKFEDLAAQHTTDPSGKTTGGDLGYFAPGQMVPEFEKAAFALNVGQYTKEPVQSQFGWHVILVEDKRAQQPPAFDTVKDQIRNLVFREKYFAMVTDLRKAAKVDVTDPDLKKAVDAMEAADGAEGRRTDRSIMPAPARMRSRPRQSAGFLRFTRWRRRS, from the coding sequence ATGTCCATTTCCTCACGCCGCGCCGCATTCGCCAGGCTGGCGCTTCCTTTCAGCCTCTTCGCGGCGCTGACGGCTTCGGCGGTTGCCCAGGAGACCGCCCCCGCCGAGCAGCCCGCCGCGGAAGCTGCGAAGCCCGCCGCGCCCGATCCGAACAAGGTCATCGCCACCATCGACGGCAAGCCGGTCAGCGAGGCCGAGCTGGCGCTCGCCCTGCAGAGCGTGGACCAGCAATATTCGCAGTTGCCGCCCGAGCAGCGCCGTGCCGCCGCCTTCATGGCGATCATGGAGATCAGGCTGCTCGCCGACAAGGCGGTCGCCGAGGGCCTGGACAAGAACCCGGACTTCCAGCAGCGCATGGCCTTCCTGCAGCAGCGCGCCCTGCACAGCGAGGTGATCGACAAGGACGTCGGCGCCAGGATCACCGCCGAGGAGGTGCGCGCCCGCTACGACAAGCAGATGGCCGACACGCCGCCGGTCAACGAGGTCAAGGCGCGCCACATTCTGGTCAAGACCAAGGAAGAGGCCGACGCGATCATCAAGCAGCTCGACGGCGGCGCCAAGTTCGAGGATCTCGCCGCCCAGCACACCACCGACCCGAGCGGCAAGACCACCGGCGGCGACCTCGGCTATTTCGCGCCCGGCCAGATGGTGCCGGAGTTCGAGAAGGCCGCTTTCGCGCTCAACGTCGGCCAGTATACGAAGGAGCCGGTGCAGAGCCAGTTCGGCTGGCACGTCATCCTCGTCGAGGACAAGCGCGCCCAGCAGCCGCCGGCCTTCGACACGGTCAAGGACCAGATCCGCAACCTCGTCTTCCGCGAAAAATATTTCGCCATGGTCACCGACCTGCGCAAGGCGGCCAAGGTCGACGTCACCGACCCGGACCTGAAGAAGGCCGTCGACGCGATGGAAGCCGCGGACGGGGCGGAAGGCCGGCGAACTGACCGCAGCATCATGCCGGCACCAGCGAGAATGCGGAGCCGGCCGAGGCAATCGGCCGGCTTCTTGCGTTTCACCCGCTGGCGCCGGCGTTCCTGA
- a CDS encoding NUDIX domain-containing protein, with product MLLAQRPPGKTLAGLWEFPGGKVEPGETPEETIVREVREEIGIETRVACLAPLTFASHSYEDFHLFDAALCLPPLLGHPRAPGRAGAEMGAAAQHARLPDAAGRPAADPAPHRPALTGGADSLPPPLMNRLGKCGKLPVQRFCHDRAAADAAPEHGRKSCFRIVPAIEGDGRHDA from the coding sequence GTGCTCCTGGCGCAGCGCCCGCCGGGCAAGACGCTGGCCGGCCTGTGGGAGTTTCCGGGCGGCAAGGTCGAGCCGGGCGAGACGCCGGAGGAAACGATCGTGCGCGAGGTGCGCGAGGAGATCGGCATCGAGACCAGGGTCGCGTGCCTGGCGCCGCTCACCTTCGCCAGCCATTCCTACGAGGACTTCCACCTTTTTGATGCCGCTCTATGTCTGCCGCCGCTTCTGGGGCATCCCCGAGCCCCGGGAAGGGCAGGCGCTGAAATGGGTGCGGCCGCGCAACATGCGCGACTACCCGATGCCGCCGGCCGACCTGCCGCTGATCCCGCACCTCATCGACCTGCTCTGACCGGCGGCGCCGATTCCCTTCCTCCACCGTTAATGAACCGTTTAGGCAAGTGTGGAAAATTGCCTGTTCAGCGGTTTTGCCACGACCGCGCCGCAGCCGACGCGGCGCCGGAGCACGGTCGAAAGTCATGCTTTCGGATCGTGCCTGCAATCGAGGGGGATGGTCGACATGACGCCTGA
- a CDS encoding bifunctional ornithine acetyltransferase/N-acetylglutamate synthase → MAFEGERDPDYSEEATSAYMKRDEIRIRADIGIGRGKATVWTCDLTKEYVAINGDYRS, encoded by the coding sequence CTGGCCTTCGAGGGCGAGCGCGACCCGGACTATTCCGAAGAGGCGACCTCGGCCTACATGAAGCGCGACGAAATCCGCATCCGCGCCGATATCGGCATCGGCCGCGGCAAGGCGACGGTCTGGACCTGCGACCTCACCAAGGAATATGTCGCCATCAACGGCGACTACAGAAGCTGA